The window GACCCGGTGGGTAGTGCCCACATAGGGAAATTCTTTACTGCCGGTTTCCGCAATTTTGCTGAAGTCCCCTTTAAAGCGGACGGTTAAAGGCATATTTTGCTGTCTGGAAACAAGATTCTTAACCGGACTTTCAATGGGCTCGTAGTGTTCGGGCAGGGGCCCGTCAACCACTCCCTTAACGGCGAAAAGCCTGGCGTGCTCCTCTTCCAGCATGAGGAAAGGAACGGTTTTATCCGGCGGTACCGGAATCGGCTTGCCATTGGGTTCCGGAGCCGGGTCTGAGGCTTTAAAGTCCGGCACATCCTCGGTAATCCACTGGCCCTGCAGAGCATCCCATTTAATGGGCGCCTTCTTGGGGTTCCAGGGGTTGCCCGCAGCATCCATGGAGCAACGGTTATAAACAATACGGCGGTTAGCCGGCCAAGCAAAGGCGAATTGCGGGAAAAGCCCCAGCCCGCTTTTGTCCTTCAACAGGCGACGCTTGGCAGCCACGGTTTTGGCCTCTTTATCTTCCGCCCAGTAACCGCTGTGTATCCAGCAGCCGCAAGCGGTGGAACCATCGGCGGTCAGCTTGGCAAAGCCCGGCAATACCTGGCCGGTGGCAACGTCATAACCGTTAATTTCCACCGCCACTTGATCAATGTTGGGTTCGTCCTCACCAGGTATGTCATAGTTCCAGACCATGTTCCGGATGGGTTCCGGGAACTTGCCGCCGCTTTGATACTCTTTTTTCACCGCTTTAAACAACCGGTCGGCAATCCAGAGATCGCTCTTGGCTTCACCCGGAGGGTTCACTGCCTTGTAGCGGAACTGCAGCCAACGGCCGCTGTTAATGACCGTGCCTTCTTTTTCATAGGACATGGCTGCCGGGAAGAAGAATACCTCGGTTTGAATCTTGGCGGGATCCGCTTCCGGCCGGTGCCAGAAAGCCGCGGTCTCGGTTTCAAACAAGTCCACTGCAACCAGCCAGTCCAGTTTTTCCATGGCTTTGCGGCCCTGGAAGGCGGACGGTCCGCCCACTGCGGGATTCTGGCCCCAGGCGATCATGCCCTTGATATTTCCCTGGGACATTTCCGAGAAAATACCCATATGGGAACGCTCCTTGCCGTCGTGCTTGGGCACCCAATCGAAACAAAAATCGTTTTCTTTAGTGGCTTTATTACCATACCAGGCCTTTAACATGCTGATCAAAAATTTTCCCCGGTTGGACCAGAAGCTGGTTTTGGGGACATCTTTGTCCAGATAATCCTGCAGCTTGGTATGTTTACTGGCATAAATCATCGGGTTATAGCCGGGCAGCAGGTGGTTCAACATGGCAAAATCGGTGGAACCCTGAACATTGGATTCACCCCGTTGGGCATTTACACCGCCCCCGGGAATTCCGATATTGCCCAGCAGCAACTGCAGAACGCAAAGAACCCGGCAGTTTTGGGAACCATAGGTATGCTGGGTAATGCCCATGGCATAAATCACATTGCCGGCTTTGTCCGGTTTCCCGGTGGAAGCAAACAACTGGCAGGCCTTTTGGAAAGTCTCTTCCGGCATACCGGTAATCTTGCAAACGGTCTTCATATCATAACGGCTGACATGCTTTTTCAGGATTTGAAAAACGCAGTTGGGATCCTGCAAGGTGGGGTCCTTTTTAATGTTTTCTTTCTTCAGGCCGTCCTTGGCCAGGTCCCCTCCCTCCATCTGGTACATCCAGGTATCTAATTTATAACTCTTTTTGCCATTGGTTTCCACAAGGCCCGAAAAAACACCCTCTTCAAACTTGTATTCCGGGTTCACCAAATAGCTGGCATTGGTATAATTCAGCACATAATCCTTAAAATACAGATCCTTTTCAATTATATAGTTAATCATTCCGTTAATAAAAGCAATGTCGGTACCGGGACGCAGGCGGGCGTGGATATCGCTCAGACCGGCCGATTTGGTCAGTCTGGGATCCGCAACAATCAGCTTAGCCCCCTTGTCCTTAGCCTTCATAATCCATTTCATGGCCTGCGGGTGGTTTTCCGCAGAGTTGGAACCAATCATTAAAAATACATCGGTATTTTTAAAATCAATGAAATGGTTGGTCATAACACCCCGTCCAAAAGAAGCAGCCAGACCGGCTACCGTGGAGGAGTGTCAGAGACGGGCGTGGTGCTCAATATTCAGGAGCCCCCAGGATCGAAACATTTTGTGCAGCAGGTAGTTTTCTTCATTATCCAGGGAGGCGCTGCCAAAGGTAGCGATGCCCGTGGACCGGTTCACCACAACACCCTTTTCATCCCTTTCCTGAAAGGACTCGTCCCGGGTTTTTTTCACCCGCTTGGCAACCTCCGAAAGGGCCCAATCCCAGTCTTTTTCTACCCATTCGGTAGAACCGGGGGCCCTGTAGAGAGGCTTGGTCACCCGCAGTCTGTTGATAACGCGGTCGCCTTTCTTTTCAATGGTATTGTAGGTGTCAATAATAGCATTGCCTTTGGAGCAAATGGAGCCTTCATTAATGGGGTGATCCGGGTCTCCTTCACAATAAACAATCTTGTTGTCACTGTTGGAGTATAGAATAATCCCGCAACCACAGCCGCAAAAGGCACAAACGGTATAGGTTTCTTTTACCCTTCTGATTTTAGAGGGTAATTTCTCTCCGGAGAATTTCTCGTGGGACTCTTCCGCCAAAGCAGGCTGGGCCAACAAAGTTAGGCCCGCAGTCCCCAAGCTAATATTTTTTAAAAAATCGCGCCTGTTCATTTTCCTCATGTAACTTTAACCCCCTCGGTTTACCGGGTTTCTTTCTAACCGGGTTAAGATGGTTTCTCTGTAGGTTCTTCTTTGGTAGCTTGAGCAGCTTTCTCTCTTTTCTCTTCCTGCTCAAAGGTTCCCGAGGTTGCCCGTCTGAACTCGTTTATGGTTTTACCCATTGCTTTGCCCACTTCCGGCAGTTTCCCGGGCCCAAAAATGATTAAGACCACAATCAAGATTAACAGTAGATGTGTTGGTTGAAATAGTCCCTCGAAGAAGATATTCACTCCCCTTTCTAAAAAATTTTATTTTCACTTGGCTTGGTGAAAGTTAGCACAGAGCTGCCAAGTGATTTATAAATGAATCATGTCTTCATTATGCCAAAGAACCCGCTAGCTTGGCAACTGTTATATATTCTTAATTTCAGAAAATTTAAATAAAAACCTTGTATTTCTTGGAAAATCTTCTTATTATAAAAGTTTGTACCAATTGTTCACAAATCGGTATGCCCCAGAGATTCTTTTTTACCCTCCTTTGCAAAAATTTATACTCCAAGTATAATGATAGTATATTTTTCAGGCAAATTAAAAATACAGGTTGGCCGGTGGATGGTTATCTGCCTTAAATTATGAACATTGTTAAGTTCAAGCTTAACTTATCTTAATATTTTTATTATTATGGACTTTTTTCACGAATGAAATTTTCACTACATAATTTGAATAAACATCCCGTTGAAAGACGTGACAAATATGTATAAAAAAGAACGGTATTCAGCGGTTATCCTGGCCGGTGGCAAAAGCAGCCGCATGAAAACCAACAAAGCCATGTTAAATCTGCACGGTAAATCCCTTTTACAAATTATTGTGGATCAATTGACTCCCTTTTTTGAAGAAATTCTGCTTATCAGTAATGACCCGGACTACTATCGGCAGTTTGGGTTGCCCATCTATGGCGATCTCTTTGCCAACCGTGGACCGCTGGCGGGAATCCATGCAGGCCTTGAACACATCAGCGGTAAAGGGGCCTTTTTTATTGCCTGCGACATGCCCTTTTTCAGCCCCCTCCTGGCCGGTGAACTTTTAGCAGAACTGGGCCAATATCAGGTGGTTGTCCCCCAAAAGGGCCGTTTTTTGCAGCCTCTTCACGCTGCTTACCGCAAGGACTGCCTTCCCTTCATCGAACAAACCCTTTATTCGGAGCGTGCTAAAATCATTTCCTTTTTTGATTTGGTCCAGGTAAAGTATTATGATATGAATCAACACCCGGAGTATAACTGGGACAGAATCTTTTTTAACGTCAATACTCCGGAGGAATATCGGTCCGCCCTGTTATTAAAAGAACAGGGATAAAAAACAATAGAACGCCGATTTTCGCGGATTTAACAGATTTACACGGATTTTTTACTTCTTTTATACAATAACTCTGGGGAAATTGTAATTAAAAATTAAAATCCACGTAAATCCGTATCATCCGTTAACTCCGTGTGCTATTCTTTTTGGATTTAAAAGGGGCTGTTTGCACTAAGCTTCTCGCTTTTCATGTGCAACAGCCCCTACTGGTTTTATTCCCGGCCGGTCTTTTTCCTGTCCGGCTTTCGAGCAGGTTCCGGCGCGGCCTGCCGGACCTTGTTCAAAGGGTGAAAGATGGCCGGACGGATATTTCTTACAGACACCGGGGTACGGATCAAAACCGCCAGCATTTCTTTGGCGTTAAAGGGGATTAAGGGCCACAGATAGGGAACTCCCAGGGAACGGGTGCGCATGAGATAAACCAGCACCAACAGCACGCCCACAATTAAACCGGGCAGGCGGAAAGCCGCTGTGATCAGAAGCAGGAAAAGCCTTACAATGCGGACGGCCCAACTCATTTCATAGCTGGGAATTAAAAAGGTCGCCACCGCCGCAATGGCTGTGTACATGACCACTTCGGAATTAAACAACCCCACCGCCACCGCCATATCGCCCACCAGCAGGGCGGCAATAATGCCGGTGGCCGTGGCCAGGGCCGAAGGCGTATGGATGGTGGCCAGCCGGATCATGTCAATGGCCAGTTCCGCCAGGACAAATTGGCCGATCAGCGGGATTTTACCCGGTTTATTGGGTCCGATAAACTGTAAGGCCGGAGGCAGTAATTCCGGCTGGACGGCGGCCAGAAACCATAGAGGCAATAAGAACAAAGCGATGGCCAGGCCAAGATAACGCACCCAGCGGACATAGATGCCCACCGGAGGACCCTGCCGGTATTCCTCGGCTGCCTGGAAATGATCCCAGAGAGTGCAGGGGGTAATGATAATGCTGGGGGAAGTGTCCACCATCACCAGGATACGCCCCTCCAGCAAGTGGGCTGCCGCCACATCGGGCCGTTCGGTGAAACGCACCTTGGGAAACAAATTACCGTATTTGCCCGGTTGGATCAGTTCCTCCACCGCTTTTTCCGCCATGGGAATACCGTCAATTTTTACTTTTTGTAAATTATCCTTTACCTTCTGCACTAAATCCGGGTTGGCAATATCGGAAATGTAGGAGATGACCACATCGGTTTTGGACCGGGTACCCACCTGCATGACCTCATTGCGCAGCCGGGGGTCCCTGAGGCGTCTGCGGAGGAGCAGGCAGTTTTGGACCAGGGTTTCCACAAAACCATCCCGGGAACCCCGCACCACCTTCTCCAGATCCGGTTCCTGAGGAGCCCTGGCCGGATATTGGCGCAGGTCAATGACCAAGGCCTGCTCTTCACCGTCGATGAGCATGGCCAAAGGCCCGCTGAGCACCCCGTCAATGACCTTCTCCAGGCTGTCCACCGCTTCCACCTGAATATGATTGATATGTTCATGAAACAATTTTTTCAGGCTGTTGGGAGTGACTTCTCCCCGTCTTAATTCATCCAAATTCCGTAGTATCAGGGACATGACCTCGTCCTTGACAAAGCCGTTGACAAAATACATGGCGATGTCTTTGCCGGCCACATTAAATTGTCTTAAAACAATATCAAAACTCTTTCCGTACCCCAGTACGTCGTTGAGGTATTCCATATTCCGATTCAGGCTGGAATACACTTTAGGGGCTTTCTCCAGTACTTCCGGCATTAAAACCACTCCTGTTGATAATTTCTAATAAAGCCCGGGTGGTAACCTTGGCCCCGTAATGGTAATCATCGGCGCCGTTCATTTTTCCGATGTCCCCGATTCCCACCACCACCGGAACCTCCAAATCATTGAGAATTTCCACCGTATCTCCCTGGATTTCTTTCTTCCGCATAAACTTGCCGAATTTATTGACCGAGCCCTTGAGCACCTGTCCCTCACTGGTTACCGATACATCCACTCTGGCCCCGTCCGGGGTATAGCTGTTGGAAGCCACGGCCAGCACCCCTAGAATATTGATCTCGGGATGGTTGTACACTTCCAGCAGGGCCTTTTCTCCCAGTCCCTGGCCTTCCGCTCCCTTGTCGTCAAACATCACCACCACCGGATCATGCACGGCGGATTTAATCAGTTCCACCAACTGGCTGCCGGTGAGGAAGGTAGGATTTCCCGCGGACATGGAGATGCACCTTGCTCCCACATTCCTGGCCGCTACCTCCAGAGCCCGGCGGGCAATCAGGTCTCCATCGGTCACCAGGATTACATTGCGCTTTTCCATTCCGGCACCCTATCCTTTAGGCCTAAAAACCAGGGCGGCCAGATAGCCAAAGACCACCGCCGCGGTAATTCCACCCGCCGCAGCGCTCAGGGCACCCTTAAAGGCTCCTAAAAATCCGTCTTTCCGCACTTCCTCAATGGCGCCTTGGGCCAGCAGATGGCCAAAGCCGCTTAAAGGTACGGTGGCGCCTGCTCCGGCAAAATCCACCAGGGGCTGGTAGAAGCCCAGGGCGCTGAATATGGCGCCGGTGGTAACAAACCCGACCAGGATATGGCCCGGAGTGATCTTATAACTGGTCAGATCCATCAGTAATTGCCCAATCACACAAATGGCTCCGCCCACTAGAAAAGCTTTCATCAGCATTTTCCACCCCTCCTTAATTTGCCTGCACGACCACCCCATGACCGATTCCCGGAATACTTTCCCCCTGCTGGCAACTGCAGGGGGACAATAAAGCGCCGGTTCCTAAACCAAAGAAATTTTTTAATCTTCCTGCTTTCATTTCCTTTAATAAATAACCGCAGGTTACCGTAGCTGAACAAGCGCACCCGCTTCCCCCGGCATGGGTATCCTGGCTTTCATCAAAAATCAGCACGCCACAGTCCTGATAATTTGTCCCAAGTACAATTCCCTGCTGCTCCGCCAACCGGATGACCAGTTCCCGCCCATATTTGCCCAAATCACCGGTAATGATTAATTCGTAAGTTTCCGGCGGTTGGTCTATGTCTTTCAGGTGCCGGACAATGGTATCCGCCGCTGCCGGAGCCATGGCAGCTCCCATATTGTTGGGATCTCCTTCTCCGTAGTCCACCACTCTGCCGATAATGGCGTGGGTTACCCTGGGACCCTGGCCGGTTTTCCCCAGCACCACGGCGCCGGACCCGGTTACCGTCCACTGGGCGGACATGGGTCGCTGTACCCCCTGCTCGGTGGGAAAGCGGTACTGTCTTTCCGCCGTGGCATAATGGCTGCAGGCACCTAACAATACGTACCGGGCAAAACCCCCGTCAATGAGCATGCTGCCCAGCGCCAAACCCTCGTACATGGTGGAGCAGGCCCCGTACAATCCCATAAAGGGGATGCCCAGGCTCCTGGCTGTAAAATTGGCGGCAATAATCTGGTTGCTGAGATCCCCGGCCAGTAAAAAATCCATGTCCGCCGGCTTTAACCCGGCTTTGGACAGGGCCAGTTCCATGGTCTCCTGCAAAATTTTTTGTTCCGCCTTCTCCCAGGTTTTTTCCCCGTAGTACATGTCGCCGGCAATCCGATCAAAATAATCCTTCAGGGGCCCTTCCCCTTCCTTGGGCCCTACAATGGAAGCAGCAGACAGAATCACCGGCGGATTGGCAAAGGCAATGGTTTGTCTGCCAATTTTTTTTGCAGCCCCGATACCGCTCTCCCTCCTTTATAATGAGATAATGTATGAAATCATTCCCGCCACCCAGGCTGTGACAATCCCAAAGACCAGCACCGGTCCGGCAATGGTAAACAATCTGGCCCCAACGCCAAAAACCATGCCCTCGCTGCGAAACTCCATGGCCGGTGCAACCATGGAATTGGCAAAACCCGTAATGGGAACAATGGTTCCTGCCCCGGCATATTTGGCAATTTCATCATAAAGGCCCAGGCCGGTTAAAAAAGCAGCCACAAACACCAGAACCGCTGAAGTGGCCAAACCCGCATCCTGCAGCCCCAGTCCCCGGCCTGTAAAAAAATCCGTTAAAAGCTGTCCGCCGGCACAGATGGCGCCCCCAAATAAAAAGGCCAGAACTACATTTTTAAGCAGCGTGGGTTTGGGATTAACCTCCTGAACCAGTTTTTGATATTCTTTTTGATTCATCTCCGATGGATCAAAGGAATGAATTTTATCCATGTCATCCCTCCCTTCGCCTGGAATCCTAAAGTTATTATTTGTGCCCAGAAGTCTTTTATTCTTTAAACCCAATATAAAAATCCGGCCTAAGCCGGATTTTAACTCCCCGTTGGGGTTAGCAATTCTTTTAATTTTCGCAGGGCCTGCCGTTCCAGCCGGGATACTTGAACCTGGGAAAGTCCCAGGCGAAGGGCTACTTCGGACTGGGTTTTATCTTCAAAAAACCTCCATAAAATAATCTGCCGGTCCCTCTCGGGAAGTTCAACCAGCAACTGCTTTACGGCCAGTTTTTCCAGCCAGGGAGAATCGCCGTCTTCTTCACTGCTTAACTGATCCAGAATATAAATGGGGTCCCCGTCATCCTGGTGCAGGGTCTCATAAATGGAGGTGGGGGTCTGGGCGGCCTCCAGAGCGCTCACCACTTCTTCCCGGCAGAAGCCCAGTTCCTTGGCGATCTCATTAATGGAAGGGTCCCTGCCCAGCCTGGCGGTTAAACGATCCCGGGCCTGCTGTATTTTATAAGCGGTTTCCTTCAGGGAGCGGCTTACCTTCACGGGATTATCGTCCCTGAGAAAACGTCTGATTTCTCCTATAATCATGGGCACCGCGTAGGTTGAAAATTTTACATCATAAGACAAATCAAACTTATCAATGGCTTTCATCAGCCCGATACAGCCGATCTGGAACAAATCTTCCAGCTCGTAACCCCGGTTGTTAAATCGCTGTACCAGGTTAAACACCAGCTTTAAATTACAGTTTACCAGTCTTTCCCTGGCATCTGCATCTCCGGCCTGGGCCTTTTTAAGCAGACTCCTCATTTCCTTGTCGCTCAGCAGGGGAAACCGGGGCAGATTCATTTCCAAAAGCCTTGTGGAACTCATTGGCAACCCGCCTCTACTAATTTGCCCTGGCTCTGGCACCCCGAATACCAATATTTTTAAACATGGTAATGGTTGTGCCCACTCCTTTTTGGGATTCAACATTGATACGATCACTAAATGACTGCATAAAAACAAAGCCAAGGCCCATTCTCTCCGGATCGGTAGAGAAGGCGGGCTGCATGGCCAGTTTAATATCCGCAATGCCGTTGCCGCAGTCCTTGATCTGAATCTCCAGGCCCTCTTTATAAATGGTAACGGTCAGATAAACAATTTTATCCGGCTTGTTCCTGTAGCCGTGGATAATGGCGTTTCCAACAGCCTCGGAAACCGCTACTTTAATTTCTTCCAACTCAGGCAGGGTACAATCCAGTTGCGAAGCAAAGGCAGCCACCGCCACCCGGGCAAAGGCCACATTTTCCGGAATGCTGTAGAATTCTAAGGAAAAACGATTAAGCACCTGCACCTGTATCACTCCTTTAGACAATCTTACTAAGAGCCTTGGCTTCGTCCGGAAAGTCCTCCATAATTTGCAGCAGCCCGGACAACTCCAAAACTCTTTTAACGGGGGGCTGGGCTCCCACCAGGACGACTTTGCCTCCCTGTTGCGTCAATCGTTTGTAGCGCCCCAGGATCACTCCCAAACCGGAACTATCCATGAAGGTAACCCGGGACAGGTTTATAATCAGGTGCCGGATTTTTCCCTGAAACAGCTCTTTATCCAGGGTCAGCCGCAGCTTGTCCGCTACGCCCAGATCCAATTCTCCCCCCAGGCGAACCACTAACGTATCCTGCCTGTGTTCCATATCCAACTGCATGGTCGGTAAGCCTCCCCCTTGTCTTGTGTTCCTAATGGGTTCTACCCAAAGCCTTTCTTTTCCTGCTAAATTTTTCCAGAATTAATGTCGAAAAAGCAGCCGCCCGGAAGACGGCTGCTGTGCTTTCGTATTTTTAATCCATACCATAAACCCGGTCTAACACTTTATTAAACAGTCTAAAGGCCGAAGCTTTCTGAACCTCTTTCTGGGCCACCAAATTCACTTTTAGAACTTCCTGACCGTCTTTCATAACCAAATATTGACCGATCACCTGACCCTTTTTAACCGGCGCCTCAATTTTATCCGGCAGTTGAACTTTTCCCTGAACGGTTTTCTCCTGCCCCTTGAGCACCACTAAGCCTACAGGATCGGCAGTAGCAATTTTCAGCTTTTCCACTTCACCTTTGTCCACGGCGATTTCTCCAATTACCTGACCGGCTTCCGCCAGATTCACTGCCTTATATTTGGCAAATCCATAATTAAACAATTTAATGGTTTCCTGAAAATGAGTTCTCGGCATGGGGCAACCCAGCACCACCGAGACTAAACGCAGTCCATCCTTTTTAGCCGAAGCGGCCAGACAATATTTGGCCTCATTGGTCCATCCGGTCTTTCCGGCATCGGCACCGGGATACCATTTTAACAGTTTATTGGTATTCCACAATTTGAAATCGCCGCCCCGGAGGTCATGCTCATAAATGGAGGAGACTTCCCGGAACAAGGGATAGCGCAAACACTGGCGCAGTACCTGGGCCATATCATAGGCCGAAGTATAATGATTTTCCACCGGCAGTCCGGTGGGGTTAGAGAAATGGGTGTTCTTCAAGCCCAATTCCTGGGCTTTTTGATTCATCAACTCTACAAAGGCTTCTTCAGACCCAGCGATGGCTTCAGACATGGCTACGCTGGCATCATTGGCGGAGCCGGTGGCAATGGAAATCAGCATTTCCTTCATAGGAAGCTCTTCCCCGGGCTCCAGAAAAATTTGAGACCCGCCCATACTGGCGGCATGTTCACTGGTGACAATTTTATCGGTGGTTTTGATTTTCCCCTGGGCCTCTGCTTCACAAATTAAAAGCATGGTCATCAGTTTGGTTACACTGGCCATGGGACGGGACGAATGCATGTCTTTATCCAGCAGAATCTGCCCGGAGCTATAGTCCATTAATACGGCTGTTTCCGCGGTGGTCTCCAATGGAAAACTTTTCTTCTCTTCCCCGGCAGCTTCCGGAGCCGGTTTAGGTCCATTAAGATCGGGAGCCTGCTGGCCGGCCGGTGGCTTTTGAGTTTCCGGTGCGGCCAGGGCCGACGGCAGGCAAACTGTAAAGGCCAGTGATAAACAAAGTAAAATAAATACAGTGGATTTAATCCTCGGTTTCATTTTGTTTCCCCCTCTGGTTCTCTTTTCAACTCTCCTTTTATTTTTTGCTTTCAGGACTGATCTATGCTGAATAACCGAAGGGATTTTCTGGTAACCAAGATTAATCACTAAAAAAATAGATTTATAATAAAGGACTTTATAATATTATGCAGAAAAATTTTATTTAGCATTGAAAATGGAGTCATTATTTTCCTCCAAAATTTTGTCGTCGATCGGAGGTAGTGCAAAAATCCCCGGGGATCGACGACAATTTGAAAAAGTAGAGCCCTTATGGTTAAAGGGTTTTACAAAATCAGGGAACCCAATAGACATGTTCGCCATTTTAACATGTCTTTAAATTAGCCCCCTCCCACGGGTTTTTAGCCTACCTATAAGGGATTGAAACGAGGGAGAACACAATGGACTGGAGCGGACAGAAAAGTTTTTAGCCTACCTATAAGGGATTGAAACTCCGTTCCTAAACAACATAGGTCTTCCTTTTTTAATGCGTTTTTAGCCTACCTATAAGGGATTGAAACTCTTCTCCAATCGCTCCATTTCTTTTTCTAACTCCGTTTTTAGCCTACCTATAAGGGATTGAAACAGACGGGAACCATCGAATAGAGTAGCATCTACCGCCGGGGTTTTTAGCCTACCTATAAGGGATTGAAACGCTGTTCATCAGTTAGGGTATTGAGAGCTGCGATTTCCGTTTTTAGCCTACCTATAAGGGATTGAAACTTGCTTAAACTGGATGAAAAAACAGGGTCTATTGAGTTTTTAGCCTACCTATAAGGGATTGAAACCAGATGTCATATCCGACTATGTCAGACCACCCAAAACGTTTTTAGCCTACCTATAAGGGATTGAAACCAGTCAAATCAAACTCCACCACATCATCAAACTTTCCGTTTTTAGCCTACCTATAAGGGATTGAAACTTGTTTCGCCAACCACGTACTGGAAACGAGCATCGTGGGTTTTTAGCCTACCTATAAGGGATTGAAACTCCGAGGCGGGAAGCTATATGGTACGTCAATCAGAGTTTTTAGCCTACCTATAAGGGATTGAAACCTAGATCGTCCTCATCGTCTGTGGCATCAATTTCAGTTTTTAGCCTACCTATAAGGGATTGAAACATGGTTATGTTTATATCGA is drawn from Desulforamulus ruminis DSM 2154 and contains these coding sequences:
- the spoVAD gene encoding stage V sporulation protein AD; amino-acid sequence: MGAAKKIGRQTIAFANPPVILSAASIVGPKEGEGPLKDYFDRIAGDMYYGEKTWEKAEQKILQETMELALSKAGLKPADMDFLLAGDLSNQIIAANFTARSLGIPFMGLYGACSTMYEGLALGSMLIDGGFARYVLLGACSHYATAERQYRFPTEQGVQRPMSAQWTVTGSGAVVLGKTGQGPRVTHAIIGRVVDYGEGDPNNMGAAMAPAAADTIVRHLKDIDQPPETYELIITGDLGKYGRELVIRLAEQQGIVLGTNYQDCGVLIFDESQDTHAGGSGCACSATVTCGYLLKEMKAGRLKNFFGLGTGALLSPCSCQQGESIPGIGHGVVVQAN
- the spoVAE gene encoding stage V sporulation protein AE, whose translation is MLMKAFLVGGAICVIGQLLMDLTSYKITPGHILVGFVTTGAIFSALGFYQPLVDFAGAGATVPLSGFGHLLAQGAIEEVRKDGFLGAFKGALSAAAGGITAAVVFGYLAALVFRPKG
- the sigF gene encoding RNA polymerase sporulation sigma factor SigF, with the translated sequence MSSTRLLEMNLPRFPLLSDKEMRSLLKKAQAGDADARERLVNCNLKLVFNLVQRFNNRGYELEDLFQIGCIGLMKAIDKFDLSYDVKFSTYAVPMIIGEIRRFLRDDNPVKVSRSLKETAYKIQQARDRLTARLGRDPSINEIAKELGFCREEVVSALEAAQTPTSIYETLHQDDGDPIYILDQLSSEEDGDSPWLEKLAVKQLLVELPERDRQIILWRFFEDKTQSEVALRLGLSQVQVSRLERQALRKLKELLTPTGS
- the mobA gene encoding molybdenum cofactor guanylyltransferase, with the translated sequence MYKKERYSAVILAGGKSSRMKTNKAMLNLHGKSLLQIIVDQLTPFFEEILLISNDPDYYRQFGLPIYGDLFANRGPLAGIHAGLEHISGKGAFFIACDMPFFSPLLAGELLAELGQYQVVVPQKGRFLQPLHAAYRKDCLPFIEQTLYSERAKIISFFDLVQVKYYDMNQHPEYNWDRIFFNVNTPEEYRSALLLKEQG
- the spoVAC gene encoding stage V sporulation protein AC, which produces MDKIHSFDPSEMNQKEYQKLVQEVNPKPTLLKNVVLAFLFGGAICAGGQLLTDFFTGRGLGLQDAGLATSAVLVFVAAFLTGLGLYDEIAKYAGAGTIVPITGFANSMVAPAMEFRSEGMVFGVGARLFTIAGPVLVFGIVTAWVAGMISYIISL
- a CDS encoding stage V sporulation protein AE, whose protein sequence is MEKRNVILVTDGDLIARRALEVAARNVGARCISMSAGNPTFLTGSQLVELIKSAVHDPVVVMFDDKGAEGQGLGEKALLEVYNHPEINILGVLAVASNSYTPDGARVDVSVTSEGQVLKGSVNKFGKFMRKKEIQGDTVEILNDLEVPVVVGIGDIGKMNGADDYHYGAKVTTRALLEIINRSGFNAGSTGESP
- the tatA gene encoding twin-arginine translocase TatA/TatE family subunit, whose product is MNIFFEGLFQPTHLLLILIVVLIIFGPGKLPEVGKAMGKTINEFRRATSGTFEQEEKREKAAQATKEEPTEKPS
- the fdnG gene encoding formate dehydrogenase-N subunit alpha: MRKMNRRDFLKNISLGTAGLTLLAQPALAEESHEKFSGEKLPSKIRRVKETYTVCAFCGCGCGIILYSNSDNKIVYCEGDPDHPINEGSICSKGNAIIDTYNTIEKKGDRVINRLRVTKPLYRAPGSTEWVEKDWDWALSEVAKRVKKTRDESFQERDEKGVVVNRSTGIATFGSASLDNEENYLLHKMFRSWGLLNIEHHARLUHSSTVAGLAASFGRGVMTNHFIDFKNTDVFLMIGSNSAENHPQAMKWIMKAKDKGAKLIVADPRLTKSAGLSDIHARLRPGTDIAFINGMINYIIEKDLYFKDYVLNYTNASYLVNPEYKFEEGVFSGLVETNGKKSYKLDTWMYQMEGGDLAKDGLKKENIKKDPTLQDPNCVFQILKKHVSRYDMKTVCKITGMPEETFQKACQLFASTGKPDKAGNVIYAMGITQHTYGSQNCRVLCVLQLLLGNIGIPGGGVNAQRGESNVQGSTDFAMLNHLLPGYNPMIYASKHTKLQDYLDKDVPKTSFWSNRGKFLISMLKAWYGNKATKENDFCFDWVPKHDGKERSHMGIFSEMSQGNIKGMIAWGQNPAVGGPSAFQGRKAMEKLDWLVAVDLFETETAAFWHRPEADPAKIQTEVFFFPAAMSYEKEGTVINSGRWLQFRYKAVNPPGEAKSDLWIADRLFKAVKKEYQSGGKFPEPIRNMVWNYDIPGEDEPNIDQVAVEINGYDVATGQVLPGFAKLTADGSTACGCWIHSGYWAEDKEAKTVAAKRRLLKDKSGLGLFPQFAFAWPANRRIVYNRCSMDAAGNPWNPKKAPIKWDALQGQWITEDVPDFKASDPAPEPNGKPIPVPPDKTVPFLMLEEEHARLFAVKGVVDGPLPEHYEPIESPVKNLVSRQQNMPLTVRFKGDFSKIAETGSKEFPYVGTTHRVIEHYQSGAVTRNCPSLAEISAHMFANISPKLAQQIGVKTGDDVVIETVRGKITCKVSVSGVCVPLNVEGKEVEVIGMPWCFGYMGIAKGATANDLTPSVGDPNTSIPEYKAFLCNIKKAGREVS
- a CDS encoding spore germination protein, with amino-acid sequence MPEVLEKAPKVYSSLNRNMEYLNDVLGYGKSFDIVLRQFNVAGKDIAMYFVNGFVKDEVMSLILRNLDELRRGEVTPNSLKKLFHEHINHIQVEAVDSLEKVIDGVLSGPLAMLIDGEEQALVIDLRQYPARAPQEPDLEKVVRGSRDGFVETLVQNCLLLRRRLRDPRLRNEVMQVGTRSKTDVVISYISDIANPDLVQKVKDNLQKVKIDGIPMAEKAVEELIQPGKYGNLFPKVRFTERPDVAAAHLLEGRILVMVDTSPSIIITPCTLWDHFQAAEEYRQGPPVGIYVRWVRYLGLAIALFLLPLWFLAAVQPELLPPALQFIGPNKPGKIPLIGQFVLAELAIDMIRLATIHTPSALATATGIIAALLVGDMAVAVGLFNSEVVMYTAIAAVATFLIPSYEMSWAVRIVRLFLLLITAAFRLPGLIVGVLLVLVYLMRTRSLGVPYLWPLIPFNAKEMLAVLIRTPVSVRNIRPAIFHPLNKVRQAAPEPARKPDRKKTGRE